In Nitrospira sp., the following proteins share a genomic window:
- the purS gene encoding phosphoribosylformylglycinamidine synthase subunit PurS — protein MKAKIHVTLKQGILDPQGKAIEHALDSLGFKNAGNVRVGKYMEVDVNEPDLAKADAQVKQMCEKLLANTVIEDYQYELQ, from the coding sequence ATGAAAGCCAAGATTCATGTGACGCTGAAGCAGGGAATTCTCGACCCGCAGGGGAAGGCGATCGAACATGCGCTGGACTCCCTCGGGTTTAAGAATGCGGGAAACGTGCGAGTCGGCAAGTACATGGAAGTGGACGTGAACGAACCGGACCTCGCCAAGGCGGATGCCCAGGTGAAGCAGATGTGTGAAAAATTGCTGGCGAATACGGTGATCGAGGATTATCAGTACGAGTTGCAGTGA
- a CDS encoding phosphoribosylaminoimidazolesuccinocarboxamide synthase, with protein MTVEPAGTMIYEGKAKKIFTTERPDQVLQYFKDDATAFNAQKRGTIVDKGVVNNKVSERLFQLLEQQGISTHFIERVSDREMLTKRVTIVPVEVVVRNVIAGSLAKRLGLKEGAAIDPAIIEFYYKDDALGDPLVNDDHLRLLNVATPAVLREMRELGHKINAVLLPFFRERRMMLVDFKLEFGVFHNRLILADEISPDTCRFWDQTTKESMDKDRFRKDLGKIEEAYQEVLKRVCE; from the coding sequence ATGACCGTCGAACCAGCAGGCACGATGATTTATGAGGGCAAGGCTAAGAAGATTTTCACGACTGAACGGCCGGATCAGGTATTGCAGTATTTCAAGGACGACGCCACGGCCTTCAATGCGCAGAAGCGCGGGACCATCGTCGATAAAGGGGTGGTCAACAACAAGGTCTCGGAGCGGCTGTTCCAGCTTCTCGAACAGCAGGGGATCTCGACGCATTTCATCGAACGCGTCAGCGACCGTGAGATGCTCACCAAGCGAGTGACGATTGTGCCGGTCGAAGTGGTGGTGCGGAACGTCATCGCGGGGAGCCTTGCGAAGCGGCTGGGTCTCAAAGAAGGCGCGGCCATCGACCCGGCGATCATCGAGTTTTATTACAAAGACGATGCCTTGGGCGATCCGCTCGTGAACGACGATCACTTGCGCCTATTGAATGTGGCGACTCCGGCCGTGCTGCGGGAGATGCGTGAGCTTGGCCACAAAATCAATGCCGTGTTGTTGCCGTTCTTCAGAGAACGCCGGATGATGCTCGTCGATTTCAAGCTGGAGTTCGGTGTGTTTCATAACCGACTCATCCTCGCCGACGAAATTTCTCCCGATACCTGCCGGTTCTGGGACCAGACGACCAAAGAGTCGATGGACAAGGACCGGTTTCGGAAGGATTTGGGGAAAATCGAAGAGGCCTATCAGGAAGTGTTGAAGCGGGTGTGCGAATAA
- the purQ gene encoding phosphoribosylformylglycinamidine synthase subunit PurQ, whose amino-acid sequence MKIGVVVFPGSNCDHDCQYIFKDVLGQYVEMIWHKETLLAGLDAIVLPGGFSYGDYLRTGAIARFSPVMGAVKAFANKGGLVIGICNGFQILLEAGLLPGVMLRNTSLNFICKDVYVKVENAATRFTNQCESGQVLKIPIAHADGNYYTDPVTLGGIKANAQVLFRYCTADGKVTPDANPNGSLDNIAGIMNADGNVLGMMPHPERSAESILGNEDGRLIFQSMLSSFGKPELQSKLIGV is encoded by the coding sequence ATGAAAATCGGCGTGGTGGTATTTCCCGGCAGTAATTGCGATCACGACTGCCAGTATATCTTCAAGGATGTGCTCGGCCAGTATGTGGAGATGATCTGGCATAAGGAAACTCTGCTCGCGGGGCTCGATGCGATCGTGCTGCCGGGCGGGTTTTCCTACGGGGATTATTTGCGGACCGGCGCCATCGCGCGGTTTTCTCCGGTGATGGGAGCCGTGAAGGCCTTTGCGAATAAGGGTGGCCTGGTCATCGGCATCTGCAATGGGTTCCAGATTTTGCTGGAGGCTGGTCTCCTGCCAGGTGTGATGTTGCGCAACACCTCGCTCAATTTTATCTGCAAAGACGTCTACGTGAAGGTGGAAAACGCGGCGACACGGTTTACGAATCAATGCGAGTCCGGCCAGGTGCTGAAGATTCCCATCGCGCATGCCGACGGCAACTATTACACTGATCCGGTCACGCTCGGCGGCATTAAAGCCAATGCACAAGTGCTCTTTCGCTACTGCACGGCAGACGGCAAGGTAACGCCCGATGCGAACCCGAACGGGTCGCTGGACAACATCGCCGGGATCATGAATGCGGACGGAAATGTGCTGGGCATGATGCCGCATCCCGAACGCAGTGCGGAATCGATATTGGGCAATGAAGATGGTCGGCTGATCTTTCAGTCGATGTTGAGCTCGTTCGGCAAGCCTGAATTGCAATCCAAGTTGATCGGAGTATGA
- a CDS encoding chlorite dismutase family protein translates to MSLRSTARIGLLAGLLVLAAVWPAPAADREKLLTEPGVYGTFATFQMDHDWWDLPGESRVISVAEVKGLVEQWSGKILVESYLLRGLSDHADLMFRIHARTLSDTQQFLSAFMGTRLGRHLTTGGLLHGLSKKPTYVAGFPESMKTELQVNGESGSRPYAIVIPIKKDAEWWGLDQESRTALMQEHTQAALPYLKTVKRKLYHSTGFDDVDFITYFETEKLEDFHNLVRALQQVKEFRHNRRFGHPTLLGTMSPLDEILEKFAQ, encoded by the coding sequence ATGAGCCTGCGGTCGACAGCACGAATCGGGCTCTTGGCCGGTCTGTTGGTGCTGGCCGCGGTTTGGCCTGCTCCCGCAGCCGATCGCGAGAAGCTTCTCACAGAGCCTGGGGTATACGGCACATTTGCGACCTTCCAGATGGACCATGATTGGTGGGACCTCCCGGGCGAGTCGCGCGTCATTTCGGTGGCGGAGGTTAAGGGATTAGTCGAGCAGTGGTCCGGCAAGATTTTGGTCGAGTCCTATCTGCTCCGGGGGCTATCCGACCATGCCGATCTCATGTTCCGGATACATGCCCGGACCTTGTCCGACACCCAACAGTTTCTGTCAGCCTTCATGGGGACGCGATTGGGGCGACATCTCACCACAGGCGGATTGCTGCATGGCCTGAGCAAGAAGCCGACCTACGTTGCCGGCTTCCCTGAATCCATGAAGACAGAGTTACAGGTGAACGGCGAATCCGGTTCCAGGCCGTACGCAATTGTGATTCCCATCAAAAAGGACGCGGAATGGTGGGGGTTGGACCAGGAGTCACGGACCGCCCTGATGCAGGAGCATACGCAGGCGGCGCTTCCCTATCTCAAGACGGTGAAACGGAAACTGTATCACTCAACGGGTTTCGACGACGTCGATTTCATCACCTATTTTGAGACCGAAAAGTTGGAGGACTTTCACAATCTGGTGCGGGCGCTGCAGCAGGTGAAGGAATTCCGCCACAATCGACGCTTCGGACATCCGACCCTGTTGGGCACGATGAGTCCGCTGGATGAGATCCTGGAAAAGTTCGCACAGTAG
- the purL gene encoding phosphoribosylformylglycinamidine synthase subunit PurL — MNALVITKAILEQHKLSDDEYKKILEILGREPNWTELGMFSAMWSEHCSYKSSRIHLKKLPTTGPRVVQGPGENAGAVDIGDGLCAVFKMESHNHPSFIEPYQGAATGVGGILRDIFTMGARPIALLNSLRFGGLDNANTRLLLKGVVSGIAGYGNCMGVPTVGGEVVFNDIYALNPLVNVFCLGIAKKDKIFLGKAAGVGNPVIYFGSKTGRDGIHGATMASDSFDEQAAQKRPTVQVGDPFTEKLLLEACLELMAGDCLVGIQDMGAAGLTSSACEMASREGTGVELELADVPRREPGMTPYEIMLSESQERMLMVAKAGREDEVIEICRKWDLDVAVIGRVTDTGKVVLKENGQVVAEIPAKALADEGPRYDRPSSPPAYQEMLQALNHDALPDVKDANAALLALLDSPTIASKRWVYEQYDHMVRTNTMVRPGSDAAVLRVKGTNKALALSVDCNGRYCLLNPYEGAKIAIAECARNLACSGAEPIGVTDCLNFGNPQRPEVMWQFVLAIEGLKDACEALNVPIVSGNVSLYNETNDLSIYPTPMIGMVGLIEEADRAVTQWFKETGDAIILLGQTREDLGGTEYLKVLHHREQGSPPMLSLDTERAVQACTIRLIREGWVQSAHDCSDGGLAVALTECCISGSAQRLGAVVQLPLDGLRRDALLFGESQSRILLSVKAELAERVLNAAWDAGVHAARIGTVGGDRLVIQVDGDQRTAGCKIDLELTALYDRWGLAIPRALGQN, encoded by the coding sequence ATGAACGCACTGGTCATTACCAAAGCCATCCTCGAACAGCATAAGCTGAGCGATGACGAATATAAGAAGATCCTGGAGATCTTGGGGCGAGAACCCAACTGGACCGAACTGGGCATGTTCTCGGCCATGTGGAGCGAACATTGCTCGTACAAGAGCTCCCGCATCCACCTGAAGAAGTTGCCGACGACGGGGCCGCGCGTGGTTCAGGGGCCAGGCGAAAATGCTGGCGCGGTCGATATTGGAGATGGTCTGTGCGCGGTGTTCAAGATGGAGTCTCACAACCATCCCTCTTTCATTGAGCCCTACCAGGGGGCGGCGACGGGGGTGGGCGGAATTCTACGCGATATTTTTACGATGGGCGCCAGGCCGATTGCGTTGTTGAACTCGCTGCGATTCGGTGGATTGGATAATGCGAATACCCGCCTTCTGCTTAAGGGTGTTGTGTCGGGTATTGCCGGTTACGGCAACTGCATGGGGGTGCCCACCGTCGGCGGAGAAGTCGTCTTCAACGACATTTATGCCCTGAATCCTCTGGTGAATGTGTTCTGCCTGGGCATTGCGAAGAAGGACAAGATTTTTCTGGGTAAGGCGGCCGGCGTCGGGAACCCGGTGATCTATTTCGGTTCGAAGACCGGGCGTGACGGGATTCACGGCGCGACGATGGCCTCGGACTCGTTCGATGAACAAGCCGCTCAGAAGCGTCCGACGGTACAGGTCGGTGACCCGTTTACTGAGAAGCTGTTGCTCGAAGCCTGTTTGGAACTGATGGCCGGTGATTGCCTGGTCGGCATTCAAGACATGGGCGCTGCCGGTTTGACGAGTTCGGCCTGCGAAATGGCCTCGCGAGAAGGTACGGGCGTGGAGTTGGAATTGGCAGATGTGCCGCGTCGTGAACCGGGGATGACGCCCTACGAGATCATGCTCTCGGAATCCCAGGAACGGATGTTGATGGTGGCGAAGGCCGGCCGTGAAGACGAGGTGATCGAGATCTGCCGCAAGTGGGATCTGGATGTGGCGGTGATCGGCCGGGTGACGGATACGGGCAAGGTCGTCCTCAAAGAGAATGGCCAAGTGGTTGCAGAGATTCCAGCCAAGGCTTTGGCCGACGAGGGGCCCCGGTATGATCGGCCGAGTTCGCCGCCTGCCTATCAAGAGATGCTGCAGGCGCTGAATCACGATGCCCTGCCCGACGTCAAAGACGCCAATGCTGCATTGCTCGCACTCCTGGATTCGCCGACCATTGCCAGTAAACGGTGGGTCTACGAGCAGTATGACCACATGGTGCGAACAAATACGATGGTGCGTCCGGGGTCGGATGCGGCCGTGTTGCGGGTGAAAGGGACGAATAAGGCGCTGGCGTTGTCCGTTGATTGCAACGGGCGCTATTGTCTCTTGAATCCTTATGAGGGCGCCAAGATTGCCATTGCGGAATGCGCGCGAAACCTGGCCTGCTCGGGAGCTGAGCCGATCGGCGTGACCGATTGCCTGAATTTCGGCAATCCGCAGCGGCCCGAGGTCATGTGGCAGTTCGTACTTGCGATTGAAGGACTGAAGGATGCGTGCGAGGCGTTGAATGTGCCCATCGTGAGCGGCAACGTGAGTCTGTACAATGAGACGAATGACCTGTCGATTTACCCCACCCCGATGATCGGAATGGTCGGGTTGATCGAAGAGGCCGATCGTGCCGTGACGCAGTGGTTCAAGGAAACCGGCGATGCGATCATTCTCCTGGGCCAGACCCGTGAAGATCTTGGTGGAACGGAATATCTGAAGGTCTTGCACCATCGGGAGCAGGGTTCGCCGCCTATGCTGAGTCTGGATACCGAAAGGGCCGTCCAGGCTTGCACCATTCGACTCATCCGCGAGGGGTGGGTGCAGTCGGCCCATGACTGTTCCGATGGCGGATTGGCGGTGGCGCTCACGGAGTGTTGCATCTCGGGTTCAGCTCAACGATTGGGGGCTGTGGTACAATTGCCGCTTGACGGTCTTCGTCGAGACGCGTTGCTTTTTGGGGAAAGCCAATCACGAATTCTGCTCTCCGTGAAAGCGGAACTAGCCGAGCGGGTCTTAAACGCGGCCTGGGATGCCGGTGTTCATGCCGCTCGGATCGGTACAGTCGGAGGTGACCGGTTAGTGATTCAAGTAGACGGTGACCAGCGGACGGCTGGCTGCAAAATCGATCTCGAATTGACGGCACTGTATGACCGTTGGGGATTGGCAATCCCTCGTGCATTAGGTCAGAACTAG